In the genome of Hydra vulgaris chromosome 06, alternate assembly HydraT2T_AEP, the window TTGCAATCGGCTTAGGAAATACCGTCGGTTACAAACATTCCTCGTTGTAATATACTTAAAATAGTAGATCATTGCAGCAAAGAtccactttatttaaaatcataactgttgataaaaatacaaaaaatgtcaaCAGAAGAataagataatttaaagtttcttaCTTGGAAAGTCTTCACAACAATCTACAATTACCTACGATGAGCAATTTAACCAGGAAATTTACATTTACTCTTTCGAttcgttttttcaaaataatcatatttattgaaattaaagtaGAACgccaaataattataatgagaaaaaagtattaagtaattcaaaatcagcataaaaaattaatcaagaaaaattGGTTATCtacacaaaatccaaaaaaattatttttggacCCCCTCCTAATTAATAGTGGTACCAGAGACATAGTGGGAATTGAACATTTGTTAGTCCACCCTCAAATCTCACAACGCCACATCTAATATACATCTCACCCACCCCAATATACATCACACACTAGATTAACACAACGCCATGAGCTGCAAACAATTAATTTACTTGAAATAGAGCTTTTaagataattgcaaaaaaaaaagtatacacaTTACAAGCTATTAAAAGCGTTCAGAGTACGATTTCCGTTTAAACTTGTGGTCTAGAATTACACAATATAACATCCAACAATGGTTAGATGGTTTGGTTGGTAGGTTGGTTGGAACAGCGATCATGTTTTTTTTCACAACCCTTGGTaacaaactttaactttttaccCTGAGCGTTTACCTTGTTCTTGTTGCTCAtgtttttcaaagttgcttTTGTTTACAGTGCTCGTCGTTCACTGGaccaaagttttcttttaactaGGGATCTtctacttacttttttttttacttactgccgtggcgcagtgattagagcgcttgctttataagctggagatccaggttcgaaacgagctctggacaaattttcgcgtcacggttaggaaggaggcgtgaacttcctggttaaatgcatttccgcggtgctctgtgactagaccgttaggacttcttggagcacctaaaataaaataaaaaaattaaaaaaaaaaaaaaaaaaaacttacacgtgtaagttaatttttataaaaaaaaattacataaacaattttaaactttcaaaaaaaaatttacatttccgtttaagtaattaattttttttgatacaacttttactttataatgtAAGTTTTTGGTTTTCAAATTTCAAGTAAGTTATATAAAAGAAGATTACATCAaaaaggaatttatttttacctGTAAAAAAATCACATGAAAAAACTGTAAAAGTGCATTAATgtaaaagttaattactttttaaaattatattacataatgtaaaattacatttcttaaaatgtaatttactccttaaaatgtaatttatatttacttataaaagtaactaattaaaagaaaattgtattACCATAATTGCAATGGTAAAAAGCTTACATAGTAAAACgaattacataaaagtaatatactaccaaatgtaaattaaatttacaaataaaataatattaatataatatatatataggtatttttattttaaaagcaataaaaatttttattaaaaataaaatatataaaataaaatttaaattacaaaagctAATGAGCAGAAGGCGCATATACCCATGGGAGACTCAGAAAGTGTAGACTAATTAAAAGACAAAATTGGCATTGTTATtagttctttttaaaagattttgcgTAAAAGttcttattgtttaaaaactaagGAGGGAAAGTTAAACCAGATTATGGGGGCTATAACCCCGTTcccaaaacttttttaagaggatacttttattttataaggttttttcgccactttgataaaaaaattccaacttACTCAAAAATATCCCCAGACCCTGCAAGTCTTAATCCGGTAATGGTTTAAAGAACTATGGTATTTTATATGGGCATGAAAAATTTAGaactatttatgtaaatttctTTATCTGCGTGTAGTATCAGTGGCCTAACTACCACAAGGTCAGTGCAAGCAAAACTTACGGCTCCTCAAGCAATTAAGCCCAGGGCCGCGAGGTTTAGGGGCttctatatatatttgaagAGTTTTTTGTAGTAAAAGTTATTGTTCCAGAGAAACAGAAATTAGGCACCTTGGCCCCGTATGCTTACTGGCGAAAAATGTTTTGCTAGGCCACTGTGTAATATGCGTATTACCTAAGTTGTAGCGTAGCAAAATTTTATACGtagattaagaaataaaactcgTGGTGATCAAAGCCTGGAAACAAAAATACCCTAAAACATTTACCATCCCTACCCCAAATGTGAGGGCACATTTGGGGTAgggataatttttattttcttacactaaatttaagtagacaagttttaaaattcaaaattcaaaagttatgattaaatatatttttacccaAACCGAATAAGGTggttgtttcaatattttttcctAAACATTCTAATATGATATAAACAAGAACATACTTAAGTATGTTCTTGTTTATATCATATtagaatgtttgtttgttttaatgtcCTTATTTAGATTACAATATGTTGtcataatatattaaagaaataggACACTATCAAAAAAAGTGTTGTATTAACTATATATGCTAAGTTAGATGCACCATTGAATATATAAACTATGCTAAGTTTTTTAGATTTACCCATGTAAATGTACCCATGTTCAACTCCACTGTAATGTTATATACGAATTGTTTTGTAATGGTTTGTTTTATACATGACAATTAAATTGCTGTTAGTATTAATTTCAATCAAAATCATtgctttttcataattttaataacattacatCTCAAAATTTACACAAGACACAATTTATGGTTATCCATAAAgtctttaaatgagtttaatatagtttttaacaGCACATTAAAAGGTTTTCAGAAAATCTCATTTGTACGTAACTTTATAATAACCCTATTATGTTGATTAAGTAAATCTAATCGGATTGATGATAAAAGGAATCGCcgcattttcaaattataaaacttttttagattgCTTTTGACGGGGTGTAATACCACGCAATACCACTCGTATTTAAATCAGTTTAATATTAAATCGTTATGTGACGCATCTGACCAAAACCAGTCGGATGTCGCGTGATATTGAGAAAACCATCAAAACATCTCAAaaattctgcaaaaaaaaattaattgtttacataattatgtaaacaattatgcaaaaaaataaataatgataaaaattgaatttttgagATGTTTTTTGATCATGGCTTTACTTAGATAACCTTAACACAAATATCAAGGTTTTTAATAATCTGATACCTTGTATCAGATTACTATAACTTCATACAAAGTATATCTGATACCTTGTATCAGATGTTTATCAacattgaaaaacaaactacaaattgtttttgtttttgaacattCAACATATAAATggatattaatgaatataaatgagagaaacacagttttttaagatatacACCAACATTTggatgaaaaattattaatataaaacatttaaatctgtaaaaatagaaaatttgtgaaCACTTCAGTTCACTACTTATATAATGTAACATATTCAAATAGTCGTTTGAATATACTAACTATAATtcctaaaatacttttttgtagctgtttatatattttatttagagtaGTACCAGTCTTTACATTCCTGGAAGtctttcaataataaaactgtAATCATCAATAATCTTGTTTATCAAcctaataataacttaataataagttaataatatgtaaccaattaaaaaatttatccttcataaaagtatttaatgaaGTTACAAtacaagtatacaaaaaaaatgcataacaAAATcctgacaattttaaaatttaatgaactaaactttgaaatttatcaacacaaaataaaacagaaaacaaaacaaaaatataaaagtaaaaataataattaatataaacaattatgaagatctaataattaaaagataaaacttggaacttcaaaaactttcaagcattttttttctctcaCAAAGCCTGCTTACCTCAgccaagtaaaataaaaagtaatatttagtgTGTTTAAATATCctaataacacaataatgtAGCATAAATATACACTTACTTCATAAAATGATCTGAATGCATTTCTCGATAAAACACGGACAACACTGATGTGTAGCCAGTCACACATTGCAagttaagatatttgtaaacattttaaatattattaattatttaaataattatataattatttaaataaaaattattaaataaatattatttttatgaaatatattttatcaaatataaaatttttaaaatgtcaagtgacaaataaacaaaaaattgtataacatttacattttaacaTTCAAGATAAAGtcttaaaaatagtttgttttttaatcaaataataaaaaaatattttttaaaaatggcttccagttttctgaaaattaatcaaaaaagtcACATAGAAACATTAGGGATAAACTCATACTTATCTTTaacttcatttataaaaaaattccgCAAATGGTTCTTAGTGTGTTAGGTGCATATTTAGTTAGAGATTTTAAAGTTAACTCATTATTTTGGGTTTtaagactttttgaaaatcaaaaatgtcattttttacaagaaaaaaaaaagatatttcaagatatatttatcaacttTCAAAATCTCTAgctaaaaagaaagatattaaTGCAAGTATCTCAAATAAGtatttcaaatgtaaaactgTGTGTGAAGAAGTAACAGTGGTTTATTGAGGATGATTAAATTATGAAGAATgtgtaaaaatacatatattcttCCATGAACAAAGAATAAAACTCATATTTCAACATATTAACACATTAAAACATTCAACTTTTGACCAATTAAGCCATGATTCTTGGTTACTTAACTGCATATTTTAGTGTAGACTGAACCGAACATTCCATGAtgtgtaatgattttttttttctttttaggtaaaatttgtttattcattaaaatgattatattttgcaaaaaaataaaggcGATCAGAGCACAGGGGTGGTAATACCCTTAAAAAATCCCTACTGCATGCCCCTGGTTGaaggaaattaatttttttttaaaaaacattcatcTACAATCCATTCATAAATTATAGTTAGACTTCACTTTACCTATATATTTCGGAACTCAAAagatttagtattttaaaacaaagaaaaaaaaaacaaagaagcgGTTTTTAATTCGTctttaatggtttttatttcGTGTGAACCTGCCGGAAGtggttaaaaaaattcttaagtaAAAACAACTTTCAGTGAAAACCTCTAAAAAAGAGAAGTGAACACATAATAAATACGTTATTAActgatgcattttttttttaaatattataacattttaaaaataatttgtaaattaaaaaaacctattaaaGTATTACAATATAACTgcctaaacataaaaaaaaacattcttgaaacaaaaaatgttgaaacaaaagtttatagaaaaaaaggaATCTTAACTTAATTCGACACGAACAATCAACagatgaaaaaatcaaataatgaaaTAGCGAAAAGGAATTTTCATATAAGTTACAATCAAACAGTTAGATACTCACTCgcactcaaataaaattaagcataaaattataatgcttttataaaaaatattgcaaatcaATATAGCTATTTGAAAATAGTAATACAATACCGAACGTGTAACagaaatatacataatatataaaatcccaatatataaatttttattaaaaaaaccctTAAATTACAATACTTAATCTACACACAACCAACttgtaaaaagtaattttatagtCAAAAccgataaattaaataaagtttgacaATAATCGGATGCATTCTgtgatttaaaactttaaataactttaattaactttaaattaaactttacttGACTACTTTGATGAATTATGGGAACTTTAGGAGATGTATTAAAAAGTTAGAATGTCTGATAAGGCgtgtaaaaacaaacaaacaatgcGACACATGCAAGTGTAATTTTAACAATTGCAAagttatttatcaatttaacaAGGACAAAAATTAGTATAgttttatacctaaaaaaaattaacattttaaaatactataccATTGTCCTTTCAGCCCTAATTCTATGGCCCAAACTACTTCAACCCTAATTATGCAACCTGCAGGTCtctaataacaataatgatattaaaaatgataaaaataataatgtaaaataaaagtttttaattaatatgcATTATTATAGAAGACCTAtaactgacaaaaaaaaaagaagctaattTCGTAAAATTTGGTTTGCTCTTTTATTGGCATTTTCGATTCGTGATTCGTTTGCACTTGCCTAAAcaaacaaatatcattaaaaaacaaatgataaaaaagttaaatattatactataaaatatattacttttttatttaacaatatatttaataattattattttcaatattattcattgaaaatattattattatcataaaatttttaactattaattagaaattaatttttatttaaaggaaaaataaaaatgttgaacaaaacttataaataaaattaaaaaataatttaatttacctTGTCAGTAAGTCTTGTTATTTGCGTATTTTGTCTATCTAGTTCCCCACCCATATCAATAGCCATAGATTTTAAGTTGGTTAGGATACCAGCAACTtggcttttaaatttaaaagttaaactcatattattaaagtatttttaatacaaataaaaatttacaaaatttttaaaatctttcaagtTAAGATAAACTATTAGAGCAACTACATCCAAGCTAAACTTAACAATTAGAGTGACAATAACTACATCCAGGCTAAACTTAACAATTAGAGTGACAACAACTACATCCTCACAGCCTCAAAACCTTCTCTCTatgaaaaaaactatacttaaaaTGAATGAAGCTTTTTATACTTAAACAACTATGGcctaatttttaatgattttactttAAGATATATGGTcatgttttttgttatgttgttaACTTGAAGCCTAATCAAGATACTTCAACAACATATTATAAACTACTTGTCTATAATTTGTTAAACTtgtcaacaaggctgcaagcaaccactaactTATTTGGGAGTTAACAGTAAACAAAGAATAGAGATAAAGACAATAAATTGACATTAAAACTCCAAATGTGCCAAGAAAACATGAACGCCACTTTTcctatgtatttataaaacctGAGTTgaatggtataattttttttggtgaaaaaacAACTGGATTGCTACCTGGAAAACcgttttattttctaaaaatattgtgtttttccCTAAATGTTGACTTTTTATGTTACAAATGTACTAATAACTAGGGCATATACTAGATATCCGGTCCGGTTTGTTATAAGCTAAATCTGATTTTAACAAACCGGACCAGATATCTAGTTTTGCTTATGcctaataataactataatatagtTTAACCCTAtgctttaatataataaaatgttttttattttttaaacgaatATTTCGTGTATAAGTGCTAGCTAATATTCAAATATACcttataaatatgataataacaattatagattaattttaaaattatttgctatTCGTCCTGCTTTTTATCATTCAGATTcataatatattcaaaatagaaaaatggCATTATTAGATAGTAGGAAAACCAGAAAATTCATTAACATTAAGTTGAGTATCTTGGAGGTAATAGAAAACTCCTCCAAAATGAATTTCTAACATTACACAATTGTTTACATCGATCTCTAGATTTGCAACGAAAAAAGTTTGACAAGAGAAGTAGCTTCAAAAGTTAGAATCATCCATAAAATTCTATCGATCTACTATTAGATTTGACACTAAAAATATGGATGTTGCAACAGAAATGAAAAACAGTTCCAATATGGTCAGTGATAGCGATAACTCAGCCAAGGACTCAAcattagaaaaacaagaaaatcatGTAAAGAAAAACTTTCTTAATATTAGTAATGCTGCCATTGCCACTGTCAGATTTGGTTTCTCATCAACTGGTACAGACACTATCATTAATGGactattaaaagatattatgAAGGCAGGAAAACTTGTTAAAGATGAAAAATCTCATTTGTGATACCAAGTTTTTCATGCAAAAGAGTTTGCTATAAAGAGAGTAGTAGGAaagtttagataaaataaaactttaattcttaCGGTTGATAAGGCTGCAGgcaccttcaaaaaaaaaaaattaataactaaaaaattatttagaagtTAGATGGTTCAAAAGGTGATCTTTTTACTTCACATGGATGCAGAGAATGTAAACTCAAGTATTTGATAAATCCAAATACTATTTAgagtctttttgtttttatctgcTGTATACATTCTTTATctactaatatataataattaactatttcactaaaaaatatccTCAATACGCAggaattgaaaacattaaaaaaaaaaaaaattaacaaacaattataaataaaaaattttacccTATGTTTTCATCCATCTCATCTTCTCGAGCATCATTTGTGATACTAAAAGTAATTTTCTTCATGTACATTTAAACTAATAATGcgtgaaacaaaaaataacaacaaaaaaagaataaaaaatttaatcaaaaataattgctcaaaatattcataaattcaaaaacaaaaacttaattgtCTTTTATCATGATTTTTCagtcaagccttcccaggaaatgCTTGCGTGTTAAATAGTACCAGGATAATAGTACCATGaacatggtggggatcgaaatcagaacttctcgcttatgaggtgagcgctctaccactacaccactactgcatacgatttatatattttactttagacAACTTGATCATGGCCATTTTCAAGTCCTGCAACTGTCCAACTTTTAttgcttttcttttaaataccgctgatcatatatttgctttgtgaccatttatcttttcttatttgtatataaaaaatctttttgttgtaTCTTTTTGTTGAATGATACATATCTCATTACATTTAGATTTCTTATACCATTCAAGCCTTTCAGTATATTTTCTAAGTAAGGCGCACACACatgtatatagttttttaagctTCAATTAGGCCATGCCATCTACATATTTTTCACATAGCCTTAATTGTTTCATATTACTTTTCTTTGATGCACCTTGTTATCTCCAATCTTTTAGCGAAGGcgtgtttcttttttaagatttggcTCTGTACatgtgtaaaaaaataaaaaaacttaggaTGAGGTGGGTTTTGAACTGTAAACATTCTGTTTATGAAGTAAATGCCTTATCCAAATAAGCTAGACGTGAGTATACTTcgttacaaataaatatcattatataatacaaaaagttttatttaaaagtatacgCACACATTATATAGATGTTTTCATTTAGGgacaatatatacttgttacattgaaattatacaaaaatatttcaaacagataaataaacatttcaaatatttttaacagattgcaacttatatttttacttttttcttttaaaaaaaaaacaaataaagtataGGAAAGTCATTCTTTTTAAtgtcgactttttttttttgctttgccctatctaattttgttgctgaaaataACAATCACTCTAaagaactaaaaattaaaacataaattatttaaattattaacttcattttatttttttctatctaaatttattttaatttcctattgtgttaattttgcttttttttgtttttaaaacttagttttttttgcaatgatTAGCATAAAAAAACTTGCCATGGCTGTGACGTGagttgtcaaaaataaaatactcacaTGTGGTCATACAAGACAAAAAACCACATGCAATTCCTGGGAAGacttgttatgtatatatatattatcttattttccactatttattatttactatatatatatatatatatatatttatatatatgtatatatatatatatatatatatatatatatatatatatatatatatatatatatatatatatatttatttatttatttagtaactattatttattattaactatttattaaagagaattttcattaaacaaagcaaaacattcttgtatttgttaaacaaagtaaaactttCTTGTAGTTCgccaaaaaacttttattatctgCTTTTTAactcccaaaaaaaaaaaaaaaattctaacagAAACATTTGCTAGAGCATAGTATGCATTCCACAAAGCCTATGCTAGAGCATAGTATGCATTCCACAAGATACACTTATTCCATACATATTAAACATGCTGTTTATCATCCTAACTATTACAATATTAAACCACTTCTTCAGGTTTTCATGCATTcaacattaaaactaaaaaaaggataattaaaattttttttaccgtGATATGTATCCACTTGTAGCTGCTCCATGATTCGGTACTTTATCTTTAGTTTGTAAAGCAATTCCAGCTGAATTCGGTGGTTCTTTTCTTGTATAAGCTTTTCTATAAACTTCCGAAGTTTCAAAATCACCACGCCTTTAGAAGAGAAAAGAGAAAAATGCCTTTAGAAGAGaagaaagaaaaacttttattaaccaTTTATTAGGCTTCTTGAACCCACCCAACCTTTAAAAGGATAacatgtataaattatatatatatgtatatatatatatatatatatatatatatatatatatacacgccaaaatttagtttattgcGTGTTAATGTACTTTTGATTTTGAAAGtctgaaagtaaaaaataaactttttaatttaaatttaatagtacattaaactaaagattgacaggattgaacaaaaattatttcaaaacttgTCCAATTTTTAGTTAACAGAACTattgaatttgaattaaaaagttaatctttaatttttagtatggtaaaaaaagttttaactaagttttatttttgactttttagtCTTGACAATGAGTTTCACccgctaattttttttaagctttacaagaattaatttatcttttatgaaaaattagtctgtaaaagtttttgcttctcattatatattttttgctttggATTACattactaattattattattattatattaatttatattagcatcaatatgttaaaaaaattaatttgtctttattatttttattatgtttttttgtttattttgtattgttttaaaattaatgtaataaccaatcaatcaatatatatatatatatatatatatatatatatatatatatatatatatatatatatatatatatataatatatatatatatatatatatatatatatatatatatatatatataatatatatataatatatatatatatattatatatatatattatatatatatattatatatatatatatatatatatatatatatatatatatatatatatatatatatgtatatatatatattatatatatatatatattatatatatatatatatataaatatattatatatatatatatatataaatatattatatatatatatatataaatatattatatatatatatatatatatatatatatatatatatatattatatatatatatatatatatatatatatatatatatgtatatatatatataatcgaattataatttatagtaaTAACCGAATCATCAAGTAATCAAAACTTTTGTGTGAATTTATGTTATTGCTAATATTAAAATGGCaagaaacaaagaaataaatttgatgaaGAGTTGTATTGTaagaaaaagattataaaaatggaaaaaggcAACGAAATTTTAGAAggacaattttgttttaaacctTTTCAACAAGGAGTTGATAGAACTTAAGCAATTTGTAAACACTGCAAAGCTGAATTTTCTTATCATCAGAGTACTTTGAGTCTGAAATATCACTTAAATGCAATGCACACTGTTGATGCCAGCAAATCACCCACTCAAACAAACAATGGAGAAAGGGTTTAGCGGACTACAATTTAATTGGATGCAGCACATAGGAGAACTATAGAGAAACATGAGAAAGACAAGATAACAAATGTCATTCCAAAGTGGGTAGCTAGAGACTGCAGGCCCATTAGTATTGTGGAAGATGTGGGTCTGAATGAAGAATGTTATTAGGATTGCAACAAATAACTGCAAATAAGGTCCTCCACCAGGACACTCCATCACAAGAAAAGTACATGAATTGTATGAAAAGGAGAGGACTAGAAAGGAAACAGCATTAAAACA includes:
- the LOC100202282 gene encoding synaptosomal-associated protein 25 isoform X2, with translation MLSEEEQMRMELQRMQRKADEVTNESLESTRRMLLLAEETQDTGIKTLVALDEQGEKLNRIEENLDDINAGMKEAEKNLTGLEKFCGLCVCSCRKRGDFETSEVYRKAYTRKEPPNSAGIALQTKDKVPNHGAATSGYISRITNDAREDEMDENIGQVAGILTNLKSMAIDMGGELDRQNTQITRLTDKASANESRIENANKRANQILRN